One window of the Lycorma delicatula isolate Av1 chromosome 3, ASM4794821v1, whole genome shotgun sequence genome contains the following:
- the LOC142322233 gene encoding facilitated trehalose transporter Tret1-like isoform X1, translated as MSAVHRLTPVTMLFFLSVEKLSSVAVLVTGTAIGWTSPTLKKLVYENPVFTQDQGSWIGAMHEPGHILAAVPAGILVSKWGPLNCLRLVGVFAVIGWILILTKISFWVICTARIFFGLSMGVAFTVVPLYVGEIASPEVRGVLGVAFQSMLHLGHLIEFVLGPWLSYFELATVSLCIPLAFLIATYFMVESPYFLLKEGKYDNAGKAYSKLSGETNLQEIELQLHRMQDMLDQLTHSRGTIKDIFLSGQHRDALLVVLVLAVAQRFSGMSAVVAYASSTFPSTTGGLNSSQYTILFGVTVLIFTIISGIFIDSRGRRPLTLISCAGCCIAEAVVSFYYYYYENKTNALSLLPVVVISCYACFYSIGLGPVINVLQSELFAPSVKGVSSSIVTVIHGISSFIVTKLYPFIKKSAGVYVDFSIFSIACLVAFIFSYFYLPETKRKSLQEVQEDCNRNR; from the exons ccAGTGTTGCTGTGCTGGTGACAGGAACTGCTATTGGATGGACATCTCCTACATTAAAGAAGTTAGTATACGAAAACCCAGTCTTTACACAAGATCAGGGTTCCTGGATAGGAGCTATGCATGAACCTGGTCATATTCTAGCTGCTGTTCCAGCAGGAATTCTGGTATCAAAATGGGGACCATTGAATTGTCTTCGTTTGGTTGGAGTATTTGCTGTAATAGGCTGGATATTGATtcttacaaaaatatcattttggGTAATATGCACTGCTAGGATATTTTTTGGATTAAGTATGGGTGTAGCATTCACTGTTGTTCCACTGTATGTGGGTGAAATTGCTAGTCCAGAAGTTCGAGGTGTACTTGGAGTTGCTTTTCAATCGATGTTACATCTGGGTCACCTCATTGAATTTGTTCTTGGGCCATGGTTGTCTTATTTTGAACTTGCTACTGTTTCTCTATGTATACCACTTGCATTTCTTATAGCAACTTATTTTATGGTTGAATCACCATATTTTCTACTTAAAGAAG GAAAATATGACAATGCAGGAAAGGCATATTCTAAGTTATCTGGTGAAACTAACTTacaagaaattgaattacaactACACCGTATGCAAGATATGTTAGATCAGTTAACTCATTCAAGAGGAACtataaaagatatctttttaaGTGGTCAACATAGAGATGCACTTTTAGTTGTACTGGTGTTGGCTGTTGCCCAAAGATTCAGCGGTATGTCGGCAGTTGTTGCATATGCATCAAGTACTTTTCCTAGCACAACTGGCGGGTTAAACTCATcacaatatacaattttatttggtgtaactgtattaatatttactattatatctGGCATATTTATAGATAGTCGTGGACGTCGTCCTCTTACTTTAATATCATGTGCTGGATGTTGTATTGCAGAAGCagtagtttcattttattattattattatgaaaataaaacaaatgcatTATCTTTATTACCAGTTGTAGTTATATCATGCTATGCTTGTTTCTATTCAATAGGATTAGGTCctgtaattaatgttttacaaagTGAATTGTTTGCTCCATCAGTTAAAGGTGTTTCATCATCAATTGTTACTGTAATTCATGGGATTTCATCatttatagttacaaaattatatccgtttattaaaaaatctgcgGGAGTTTATGTTGACTTTAGTATATTTTCCATAGCATGCCtagttgcatttatttttagttatttttatttgcctGAAACCAAACGAAAATCTTTACAGGAAGTACAAGAAGACTGTAatagaaatagataa
- the LOC142322233 gene encoding facilitated trehalose transporter Tret1-like isoform X2: protein MVCDKAFVYQCFCAISASVAVLVTGTAIGWTSPTLKKLVYENPVFTQDQGSWIGAMHEPGHILAAVPAGILVSKWGPLNCLRLVGVFAVIGWILILTKISFWVICTARIFFGLSMGVAFTVVPLYVGEIASPEVRGVLGVAFQSMLHLGHLIEFVLGPWLSYFELATVSLCIPLAFLIATYFMVESPYFLLKEGKYDNAGKAYSKLSGETNLQEIELQLHRMQDMLDQLTHSRGTIKDIFLSGQHRDALLVVLVLAVAQRFSGMSAVVAYASSTFPSTTGGLNSSQYTILFGVTVLIFTIISGIFIDSRGRRPLTLISCAGCCIAEAVVSFYYYYYENKTNALSLLPVVVISCYACFYSIGLGPVINVLQSELFAPSVKGVSSSIVTVIHGISSFIVTKLYPFIKKSAGVYVDFSIFSIACLVAFIFSYFYLPETKRKSLQEVQEDCNRNR, encoded by the exons ccAGTGTTGCTGTGCTGGTGACAGGAACTGCTATTGGATGGACATCTCCTACATTAAAGAAGTTAGTATACGAAAACCCAGTCTTTACACAAGATCAGGGTTCCTGGATAGGAGCTATGCATGAACCTGGTCATATTCTAGCTGCTGTTCCAGCAGGAATTCTGGTATCAAAATGGGGACCATTGAATTGTCTTCGTTTGGTTGGAGTATTTGCTGTAATAGGCTGGATATTGATtcttacaaaaatatcattttggGTAATATGCACTGCTAGGATATTTTTTGGATTAAGTATGGGTGTAGCATTCACTGTTGTTCCACTGTATGTGGGTGAAATTGCTAGTCCAGAAGTTCGAGGTGTACTTGGAGTTGCTTTTCAATCGATGTTACATCTGGGTCACCTCATTGAATTTGTTCTTGGGCCATGGTTGTCTTATTTTGAACTTGCTACTGTTTCTCTATGTATACCACTTGCATTTCTTATAGCAACTTATTTTATGGTTGAATCACCATATTTTCTACTTAAAGAAG GAAAATATGACAATGCAGGAAAGGCATATTCTAAGTTATCTGGTGAAACTAACTTacaagaaattgaattacaactACACCGTATGCAAGATATGTTAGATCAGTTAACTCATTCAAGAGGAACtataaaagatatctttttaaGTGGTCAACATAGAGATGCACTTTTAGTTGTACTGGTGTTGGCTGTTGCCCAAAGATTCAGCGGTATGTCGGCAGTTGTTGCATATGCATCAAGTACTTTTCCTAGCACAACTGGCGGGTTAAACTCATcacaatatacaattttatttggtgtaactgtattaatatttactattatatctGGCATATTTATAGATAGTCGTGGACGTCGTCCTCTTACTTTAATATCATGTGCTGGATGTTGTATTGCAGAAGCagtagtttcattttattattattattatgaaaataaaacaaatgcatTATCTTTATTACCAGTTGTAGTTATATCATGCTATGCTTGTTTCTATTCAATAGGATTAGGTCctgtaattaatgttttacaaagTGAATTGTTTGCTCCATCAGTTAAAGGTGTTTCATCATCAATTGTTACTGTAATTCATGGGATTTCATCatttatagttacaaaattatatccgtttattaaaaaatctgcgGGAGTTTATGTTGACTTTAGTATATTTTCCATAGCATGCCtagttgcatttatttttagttatttttatttgcctGAAACCAAACGAAAATCTTTACAGGAAGTACAAGAAGACTGTAatagaaatagataa